In Symmachiella dynata, the following are encoded in one genomic region:
- a CDS encoding sulfatase, whose protein sequence is MHTCRNWLTSLVSMLLVLTFIEAVLAADESRERPNVLFIAVDDMRVELGCYGNAPVKSPNIDRLAQRGLLFERAYCQQALCNPSRASLLTGLRPDTLRVTDLPTHFRKHHPDIVTLPQLFKNNGYHARDVGKIFHNWRQDDYKGDAASWSVPAVMHYASHGMDKAQVDGDLPPDTAGVPRAENRDVPDEAYFDGRVANLAVEALQELKDEPFFLAVGFWKPHLPFNPPKKYWDMYDFSDISLPINPDAPRDVPAIAMHDGHELLRGFEGAVKDEQTRKLRHGYYAAISYVDAQIGKVLDELDRLGLREKTIVVFWSDHGFHLGEHDLWGKTSNFELDAHVPLIISLPEQKTAGERTEALVELLDLYPTLAQLCNLPAPNNLEGMSLKPLLDGTATTVKPATYTQHPRPAYTRGKPPKIMGYSVRNNRYRYTEWRDFKTGKVTARELYDHVEDPRETINLAGNPKQAETVKTMATQLADVIHPPSAN, encoded by the coding sequence ATGCACACGTGTCGCAATTGGTTAACATCCTTGGTCTCCATGTTGCTAGTATTGACCTTCATCGAGGCTGTACTTGCCGCGGATGAGTCCCGCGAACGCCCAAACGTACTCTTCATCGCCGTCGACGACATGCGTGTGGAACTGGGCTGTTACGGCAATGCTCCGGTGAAATCGCCCAACATTGACCGGTTGGCACAACGCGGTTTGCTGTTCGAACGGGCCTATTGCCAACAGGCGCTCTGCAATCCGTCGCGGGCCTCGCTGCTGACTGGGTTGCGGCCCGACACGTTGCGAGTGACCGACCTACCCACGCATTTCCGCAAACATCATCCCGACATCGTCACGTTGCCGCAACTGTTTAAAAACAACGGCTACCACGCGCGGGACGTCGGCAAGATTTTTCACAATTGGCGGCAGGATGATTACAAAGGTGACGCCGCTTCCTGGAGCGTCCCGGCGGTCATGCACTATGCGTCGCACGGCATGGACAAGGCACAGGTCGACGGGGACCTTCCGCCCGATACAGCCGGCGTCCCCCGTGCTGAGAACCGCGACGTTCCCGACGAGGCGTACTTCGACGGCCGTGTCGCCAATCTAGCCGTCGAGGCACTGCAAGAACTGAAAGACGAACCCTTTTTCCTCGCCGTCGGATTTTGGAAACCGCACCTGCCGTTTAATCCGCCGAAAAAATACTGGGACATGTACGACTTCAGCGACATTTCACTGCCAATCAACCCCGACGCCCCCCGCGACGTCCCGGCGATTGCCATGCACGACGGCCATGAATTGCTGCGAGGATTCGAAGGTGCCGTGAAGGATGAACAAACCCGCAAGTTGCGGCACGGTTATTATGCAGCCATCAGTTATGTCGATGCGCAAATCGGCAAGGTGCTCGACGAATTGGACCGTTTGGGCCTGCGCGAAAAAACAATCGTCGTGTTCTGGTCCGACCACGGTTTTCATCTGGGCGAACACGACCTGTGGGGCAAGACATCCAACTTCGAACTCGACGCCCACGTGCCGCTAATCATCTCCTTGCCCGAGCAAAAAACCGCCGGCGAGCGCACCGAGGCGTTGGTCGAATTGTTGGACCTGTATCCCACCCTGGCTCAACTCTGCAACCTGCCCGCCCCCAACAACCTGGAAGGCATGAGCCTCAAACCACTGCTCGACGGCACAGCAACCACCGTCAAACCAGCCACCTACACCCAACACCCCCGCCCCGCCTACACCCGCGGCAAGCCCCCGAAAATCATGGGCTACTCCGTCCGCAACAACCGGTACCGCTACACCGAATGGCGAGATTTCAAAACCGGCAAAGTCACCGCCCGGGAACTGTACGATCACGTAGAAGACCCACGAGAAACAATCAACCTCGCCGGCAACCCCAAGCA
- a CDS encoding serine/threonine-protein kinase, producing the protein MASTVNSRVGKGTASPEERRAFVADLLPEEFVPLEFLGGGAMADVWRVTHRVSGEMFALKMLRADWADYTVTQRLLENEAEVGAAVNSRYVVKVFAADLESSPPYLLMEWLDGEILENVLREQGKLAYIDALWIARQCAEGLESLRQAGYTHGDIKPANLLLAPDGSLKLLDLGFARRCRKIDADQIPTVDILTGTPEYLAPEALSAEPSWGVARDIYSLGVTLFQMLTGRLPFQAQQPGDLLRSQLGATPPKVRQFAADVPRELEELVAAMLAKQPVRRPQSLERLIRVLMELELANISSNSAAA; encoded by the coding sequence ATGGCTTCCACCGTTAATTCCAGGGTAGGCAAGGGCACGGCGTCGCCGGAAGAGCGTCGCGCATTCGTAGCGGATTTGCTGCCGGAGGAATTTGTGCCGTTGGAGTTTCTCGGTGGAGGGGCGATGGCCGATGTGTGGCGGGTAACGCATCGCGTATCCGGCGAAATGTTTGCGCTGAAGATGTTGCGCGCGGACTGGGCCGACTATACGGTCACGCAACGGTTGTTGGAAAACGAAGCCGAAGTGGGCGCGGCGGTGAATAGCCGGTACGTCGTCAAGGTATTTGCGGCCGACCTCGAGAGCTCGCCACCCTACCTGCTGATGGAATGGTTGGATGGAGAGATCCTGGAAAACGTACTGCGAGAGCAAGGGAAACTGGCCTACATCGATGCGCTGTGGATTGCCCGCCAATGCGCCGAGGGGCTGGAAAGTCTGCGACAGGCCGGTTACACCCACGGTGACATCAAGCCCGCCAACTTACTGCTCGCACCGGATGGAAGTTTGAAGTTGCTCGACTTGGGGTTCGCCCGTCGCTGTCGAAAAATTGACGCCGATCAAATTCCCACGGTCGACATCCTGACCGGCACGCCGGAGTATTTGGCGCCCGAAGCTCTTTCAGCAGAGCCGAGTTGGGGAGTCGCTCGCGACATCTATAGTTTGGGAGTGACGTTGTTTCAAATGCTGACCGGCCGCTTGCCGTTTCAGGCACAGCAGCCGGGTGACCTGTTGCGGAGCCAGCTGGGGGCAACGCCGCCGAAGGTCCGTCAATTCGCCGCCGACGTGCCGCGTGAGTTGGAAGAATTGGTCGCCGCCATGTTGGCCAAACAACCGGTCCGCCGCCCGCAATCCTTGGAGCGACTGATCCGTGTGTTGATGGAATTGGAATTGGCCAACATTTCCAGCAACAGCGCCGCCGCTTAA
- a CDS encoding DUF1553 domain-containing protein, whose product MAVWTMQWLRRRLCGASIGLWMIALLLGCATELCADDAAGPVDFNRDIKPILSDRCYTCHGPDEEQRQAELRLDRREGLLATVEAGEGTHVVKPGDLSNSEVFLRITSDDETLRMPPADANLDLTPGEIDLIKRWIEQGAVWDKHWSLLPIAKVAVPEIADSSWPRNAIDHFVLARLQRDGLSPTAEANKERLIRRLTFDLTGLPPTLEEIDAFLADDSDEAYENVVDRLLASPRYGERMAVDWLDVARYADTYGYQSDVYRAMWPWRDWVIRAFNENLPYDQFITWQIAGDLLPEATRDQVLATAFNRHHRQTNEGGSIEAEFRTEYVADRVETFGTAFLGLTLQCARCHDHKYDAITQKNFYQLFGFFNNIDESGLYSHFTSAVPTPAQILPTDEQASRIETTQAAVEAAETELADLAAAREAAFQEWLAQTPRPTTVAGLIGDFPLESLDENKVANRADAAQPGSTSDDPQIVPGKIGNGLKMSGENNVTFKLGGDFTRDDPFSIALWVQTPDVKERAVIFHRSRAWTDSGSRGYQLLLKEGHLSAALIHFWPGNAMGIRATSPMPVGEWVHVVMAYDGSSRAAGLKLYVNGELAECEVVRDKLSKEITGGGADTLTIGQRFRDRGFKNGLVDEFRVFDRPLTPLEAAEIYDGETLAAFSNVAADELTDAQRKALFGYYLANHDEPYRAKLASLQKLRRERSQQIDPVPEIMVMRELPQRRATFLLQRGAYDAPGAEVKPGVPEAILPFPENEPLNRLGLARWLTDPQHPLTARVAVNRFWQAMFGNGFVTTPEDFGNQGAAPTHPQLLDWLAKRFIDTGWDIKALHKMIVMSATYRQDSRTRPELRREDPQNQLLSRGPQQRLSAEMIRDNALFTSGLLVEKIGGPPVKPFQPAGLWKEKSSATYTRDAGEGSHRRSLYTYWKRTSPPPAMLTFDAAKRDVCAVKRQTTATPLQALVLLNDPQYVEAARGLAERMLQDKDATLQDQLGQAFRLLTSRRAAERELELLSQLYEEQLAEFQKQPDQAAKLLAIGDHRSDEKLDPAQLAALTVVVETIMNFDETVTKR is encoded by the coding sequence ATGGCTGTGTGGACGATGCAATGGCTGCGGCGCCGTTTGTGCGGAGCGTCGATTGGGCTGTGGATGATCGCCTTGCTGTTGGGGTGTGCGACGGAACTCTGCGCGGATGATGCGGCGGGGCCGGTCGATTTCAACCGCGACATCAAGCCGATTCTTTCGGACCGCTGTTATACCTGTCATGGTCCCGATGAAGAACAACGGCAAGCGGAATTGCGTCTCGATCGCCGCGAGGGATTGCTGGCGACCGTTGAGGCGGGCGAAGGGACGCATGTCGTTAAGCCGGGCGACCTCAGCAACAGCGAAGTTTTTTTGCGGATTACTAGCGACGACGAAACCCTGCGCATGCCGCCGGCCGATGCGAATTTGGATCTTACGCCGGGCGAAATTGATCTGATCAAACGCTGGATCGAACAAGGAGCGGTCTGGGACAAGCACTGGTCGCTACTGCCCATCGCAAAGGTGGCGGTCCCGGAGATTGCCGATTCTTCCTGGCCGCGCAATGCGATTGATCACTTTGTCTTGGCCCGTTTGCAGCGAGATGGTCTTTCCCCTACAGCAGAGGCGAACAAGGAGCGGTTGATTCGCCGACTGACGTTCGACTTAACCGGCCTGCCTCCCACACTGGAAGAGATCGACGCGTTTTTGGCCGATGACTCAGACGAGGCGTATGAAAATGTGGTCGACCGACTGCTGGCGTCCCCACGATACGGTGAGCGAATGGCCGTGGATTGGTTGGATGTCGCTCGCTATGCCGATACCTATGGCTATCAGTCAGACGTCTACCGCGCGATGTGGCCTTGGCGGGATTGGGTGATCAGGGCCTTCAACGAGAACCTGCCCTACGATCAATTTATTACGTGGCAAATCGCCGGCGACCTGCTGCCCGAAGCGACCCGGGACCAAGTTCTGGCGACCGCCTTCAATCGGCATCATCGGCAGACGAACGAAGGGGGGAGCATCGAAGCGGAGTTTCGTACGGAGTATGTCGCCGACCGCGTCGAAACCTTTGGCACCGCCTTTTTGGGGCTGACGCTGCAATGTGCCCGCTGCCATGACCACAAGTACGATGCGATCACGCAAAAGAATTTTTATCAGCTGTTCGGCTTCTTCAATAATATCGATGAGTCTGGGCTATACTCACACTTCACGTCTGCCGTGCCGACACCGGCGCAAATACTACCGACTGACGAGCAGGCCAGTCGTATTGAAACGACACAAGCCGCCGTTGAGGCCGCTGAAACCGAATTGGCGGATCTGGCCGCCGCACGTGAGGCCGCATTTCAGGAATGGCTAGCTCAGACGCCGCGGCCAACCACGGTGGCTGGGTTGATCGGTGATTTTCCTTTGGAAAGTCTCGATGAGAACAAGGTCGCCAATCGCGCCGATGCAGCCCAACCGGGCAGCACTTCCGATGATCCGCAAATCGTGCCGGGCAAAATCGGCAATGGTTTGAAAATGAGCGGCGAAAACAACGTGACCTTCAAACTCGGCGGTGATTTTACCCGCGACGATCCATTTTCGATCGCACTGTGGGTGCAGACCCCCGACGTGAAAGAGCGTGCGGTAATTTTTCATCGTTCCCGCGCTTGGACCGATTCGGGCAGCCGTGGTTATCAGTTGCTGTTAAAAGAAGGGCATTTGAGCGCTGCTTTGATTCATTTTTGGCCCGGCAATGCCATGGGAATTCGCGCCACCAGCCCCATGCCGGTTGGCGAGTGGGTGCATGTGGTCATGGCTTATGATGGCTCCAGCCGCGCCGCGGGACTGAAGCTTTACGTCAACGGTGAACTCGCGGAATGCGAAGTCGTACGCGATAAGCTGAGCAAGGAAATCACCGGGGGCGGCGCGGATACGCTGACGATCGGCCAGCGATTTCGAGATCGTGGGTTTAAGAATGGTTTAGTGGATGAATTTCGAGTCTTCGACCGTCCATTGACACCGTTGGAAGCCGCGGAGATTTACGACGGAGAAACATTGGCCGCGTTTTCTAATGTCGCTGCCGATGAACTGACCGACGCGCAACGTAAGGCATTGTTTGGCTATTACTTGGCCAATCACGACGAGCCGTATCGCGCGAAACTGGCCTCATTACAAAAACTTCGTCGTGAGCGAAGCCAGCAAATCGACCCGGTTCCTGAAATTATGGTGATGCGAGAACTGCCGCAGCGGCGGGCGACGTTTCTGTTGCAGCGGGGGGCGTATGATGCGCCGGGTGCGGAGGTCAAACCGGGGGTGCCGGAAGCGATTTTGCCCTTTCCGGAAAACGAACCGCTCAACCGTTTGGGGCTGGCCCGCTGGCTGACCGATCCGCAACATCCGCTCACGGCGCGGGTGGCGGTCAATCGTTTCTGGCAAGCGATGTTCGGCAATGGTTTTGTCACAACGCCGGAGGACTTTGGCAATCAAGGTGCCGCCCCGACACATCCGCAATTGTTGGATTGGTTGGCCAAACGATTTATCGACACGGGTTGGGATATCAAAGCTCTGCACAAAATGATCGTGATGTCGGCAACCTACCGGCAAGATTCGCGAACGCGCCCGGAACTTCGTCGGGAAGATCCGCAAAACCAACTGTTGTCCCGCGGTCCCCAACAACGACTCTCGGCGGAGATGATTCGCGACAACGCGTTATTCACGAGCGGACTGTTGGTTGAGAAAATTGGCGGGCCCCCCGTGAAACCATTTCAACCTGCCGGATTGTGGAAAGAAAAATCGAGCGCGACCTACACCCGCGACGCAGGGGAGGGGAGCCATCGCCGTAGTTTGTATACGTATTGGAAACGGACCTCTCCGCCGCCCGCGATGCTCACCTTCGATGCCGCGAAGCGCGACGTCTGTGCCGTGAAGCGGCAAACCACCGCTACCCCACTGCAAGCGTTGGTATTGCTCAACGACCCGCAATACGTTGAAGCCGCCCGCGGTTTGGCCGAGCGGATGCTGCAGGACAAAGACGCAACTCTACAGGATCAACTGGGGCAAGCTTTTCGGCTCCTCACCAGTCGCCGCGCGGCAGAGCGCGAATTGGAATTGTTGTCGCAACTCTATGAAGAACAACTTGCCGAATTTCAAAAACAGCCCGATCAAGCCGCCAAACTACTGGCCATTGGTGACCACCGTAGTGATGAGAAATTAGACCCGGCACAATTGGCGGCGCTGACGGTCGTGGTGGAAACGATTATGAATTTTGATGAGACGGTCACAAAACGATAA
- a CDS encoding DUF1501 domain-containing protein, with amino-acid sequence MLKHDLAASQPGLLQNRRQFFSRTSAGIGGMALAQLLGGGDSAMAADTGGVLPSTHFPATAKRVIYLFMSGGPSQLDLFDYKPVLNEQNGQELPDSIRGGQRLTGMSANQATLPLAGSAFKFKQHGKSGAWLSDLLPHTAKIADDLCFIKSMHTEAINHDPAITFFQTGSQIAGRPSMGAWLSYGLGSDNENLPTFTVLVTKDKGGQPLYARLWGNGFLESVHQGVQFRAGADPVLYLGNPDGISAAGRRRMLDKLAELHRLEYEKNLDPAVNARIAQYEMAYRMQTSVPEVTDLSSEPEHIFDLYGPDSKKPGTFAANCLLARRLAERNVRFIQLYHQGWDQHGGLPGAIKNQCRDTDQAAAALVTDLKQRGMLDDTLVLWGGEFGRTNYSQGKLTADNYGRDHHPRCFTTWAAGGGIKPGISYGSTDEYGYNVAENGVHVHDFQATILHLLGIDHLRLTYKHQGRRYRLTDVHGEVVEPILA; translated from the coding sequence ATGCTCAAGCACGATCTCGCTGCCAGCCAACCGGGCCTACTGCAAAACCGTCGGCAATTTTTCTCACGGACCAGCGCCGGCATTGGCGGGATGGCGTTGGCTCAATTGTTGGGGGGTGGCGACTCCGCGATGGCGGCGGATACGGGCGGTGTGTTGCCATCGACACATTTTCCCGCCACGGCCAAACGGGTGATTTATCTGTTTATGAGCGGCGGGCCGTCGCAGTTGGATTTGTTCGACTACAAACCGGTGCTCAATGAACAAAACGGGCAGGAATTGCCGGATTCGATTCGCGGCGGACAACGGTTGACCGGCATGTCGGCCAATCAAGCGACGTTGCCACTGGCCGGATCGGCATTCAAATTCAAGCAACACGGAAAATCCGGCGCTTGGTTGAGCGATTTGCTGCCGCACACGGCGAAGATCGCTGATGATTTGTGTTTCATCAAATCGATGCATACCGAGGCGATTAACCACGATCCGGCGATCACGTTTTTCCAAACCGGTTCGCAGATCGCCGGCCGCCCCTCGATGGGGGCTTGGCTGAGTTATGGATTGGGCAGCGACAACGAAAACCTGCCCACGTTCACCGTCCTGGTGACCAAAGACAAAGGGGGCCAACCGCTCTACGCGCGGCTGTGGGGCAACGGGTTTTTGGAGTCGGTCCATCAAGGCGTGCAATTCCGCGCGGGGGCCGATCCGGTGTTGTATCTGGGAAATCCGGACGGTATCTCCGCTGCTGGACGTCGCCGCATGTTGGACAAATTGGCCGAGCTGCATCGTTTGGAATACGAAAAAAATCTCGACCCGGCGGTGAATGCTCGCATCGCGCAGTACGAAATGGCGTACCGCATGCAAACCTCCGTGCCGGAAGTGACCGACCTCTCCAGCGAGCCTGAGCACATTTTTGATCTGTACGGCCCCGACTCGAAAAAACCGGGCACCTTTGCCGCCAACTGTCTACTCGCCCGGCGATTGGCGGAGCGGAATGTGCGGTTTATTCAACTGTATCATCAAGGCTGGGACCAACATGGCGGCCTGCCGGGTGCGATCAAAAACCAATGCCGCGACACCGATCAAGCCGCGGCCGCCTTGGTCACGGACCTCAAGCAGCGCGGCATGCTCGACGACACGCTTGTCTTATGGGGTGGCGAATTCGGCCGCACGAACTACAGCCAAGGCAAACTGACCGCCGACAACTACGGCCGCGACCATCACCCCCGCTGCTTCACCACCTGGGCAGCCGGCGGCGGCATCAAACCGGGCATCAGCTACGGATCGACCGATGAATACGGCTACAACGTCGCCGAAAACGGCGTCCACGTCCATGACTTCCAAGCGACCATTCTACACCTGCTGGGCATTGATCACCTGCGACTGACGTACAAACATCAGGGTCGGCGGTATCGGTTGACCGATGTGCATGGGGAGGTGGTGGAGCCGATTTTGGCGTGA
- a CDS encoding SMI1/KNR4 family protein, with protein sequence MTKDAAYWIEARQRVIEMRRIDSRHELVFGSNGHKYQLLKLVSEERLSDFELKNDVQIPAEYRSFLTSFGAGGAGPGYGVYDFRKDDSAGVEGRFHLTDSQEWPDDDDDPLWDLPGLLDISTSGCSHDWWIEINGPQPGTMWVNAGDRLLRSDSFGTWYEQWLDRVEWGLQKFKLITDMIASEAKISEIAAECGVEPRKFTWDGLAYLRFEGIPGCYQANGNCIWSYDVGTSWIA encoded by the coding sequence ATGACAAAAGATGCCGCATATTGGATCGAAGCTCGCCAGCGTGTCATTGAGATGCGCCGAATCGACTCGCGCCATGAATTGGTATTTGGTAGCAATGGCCACAAGTATCAATTACTCAAACTTGTTTCTGAAGAACGGTTGTCGGATTTCGAATTGAAAAACGATGTGCAGATTCCCGCTGAATATCGATCGTTCTTAACATCCTTCGGTGCCGGCGGCGCGGGGCCGGGTTACGGCGTCTACGACTTTCGTAAAGACGATTCGGCCGGTGTCGAGGGACGTTTTCATCTCACCGATTCCCAAGAATGGCCCGACGACGATGATGATCCGCTATGGGATTTACCGGGCCTGCTGGACATCTCCACGTCGGGTTGCAGCCATGACTGGTGGATTGAAATCAATGGGCCACAACCCGGGACGATGTGGGTGAACGCAGGGGATCGATTGCTGCGTAGTGATTCATTTGGCACTTGGTACGAGCAATGGCTTGATCGAGTCGAATGGGGCCTTCAGAAATTCAAGCTCATCACCGACATGATCGCTTCCGAAGCAAAGATTTCCGAAATTGCAGCCGAATGTGGTGTTGAGCCTAGGAAGTTCACATGGGATGGACTGGCCTACCTTCGCTTCGAAGGGATTCCAGGCTGCTACCAAGCCAATGGCAACTGCATTTGGTCTTACGATGTAGGCACTAGTTGGATCGCATAA
- a CDS encoding GNAT family N-acetyltransferase, whose protein sequence is MKLISPNTAYIESYRSALAEFEQSGISGFWYSFGAIDDPEEYVRSIAHYTHRSGASGGAVPASVYWLVDGGEFIGHTSLRHELNPALEQHGGHIGYAIRPSKHRQGYGRAILEFALPIAHSLGIPRALVTCAAGNTASRKIIEKCGGEFLDEVDWQGTTVLRFWVETSQ, encoded by the coding sequence ATGAAACTCATCTCGCCGAACACGGCATACATCGAAAGTTACCGCTCAGCCCTGGCGGAGTTCGAGCAATCGGGCATCTCTGGGTTTTGGTATTCATTTGGGGCGATCGATGATCCGGAGGAATACGTTCGCAGCATTGCTCATTACACGCATCGAAGCGGTGCGAGCGGCGGTGCAGTGCCGGCGAGTGTTTATTGGTTGGTGGATGGTGGGGAATTCATTGGGCATACGAGTCTCCGGCATGAGCTCAATCCGGCGCTTGAGCAGCATGGCGGGCACATCGGTTATGCCATCCGTCCGTCGAAACATCGCCAAGGTTATGGGCGAGCGATTTTGGAGTTCGCCCTACCAATCGCGCACTCCTTGGGCATTCCACGTGCACTGGTGACGTGCGCTGCGGGTAATACGGCCTCGCGCAAGATCATTGAAAAGTGCGGCGGTGAATTTTTGGACGAAGTCGATTGGCAGGGGACGACTGTGTTGCGTTTTTGGGTTGAGACTTCGCAATGA
- a CDS encoding DMT family protein, whose translation MLVIGKTVFLLLLSNVFMTFAWYAHLKELNTKPWFVAVLVSWSLAFFEYLLQVPANRIGYTALSLGQLKIMQEVITLTVFVPFSLYYMKQPLKLDYLWAALCLAGAVYFVFRK comes from the coding sequence ATGCTGGTGATCGGAAAAACCGTATTTCTGTTGCTGCTCTCCAACGTGTTTATGACATTTGCTTGGTACGCTCATCTGAAAGAGCTCAACACCAAACCGTGGTTCGTGGCCGTGCTAGTCAGTTGGTCGCTGGCATTTTTTGAATACCTGCTACAAGTCCCCGCCAATCGCATCGGCTACACGGCCCTCTCGCTGGGGCAACTGAAGATCATGCAAGAGGTCATCACGCTGACAGTCTTTGTCCCCTTTTCGTTGTACTACATGAAACAGCCGCTCAAACTCGATTACCTCTGGGCAGCCCTCTGCCTAGCGGGTGCGGTTTATTTCGTGTTTCGCAAATGA
- a CDS encoding MFS transporter, with amino-acid sequence MSNSRTKKMFAGAIGNVLEWYDFAVFGFLAPFMSSQFFPSSDATSGLIKTFGVFAAGYLARPIGGMFFGQMGDRLGRKRALQLSVAAMAIPTSLMTILPTHDQVGLLAPILLVLLRLAQGLSVGGEFIGSCTYLVEVAETDRRASSGSWTMFGAVAGILLGSATATLIHMLLTTEQITDWGWRLPFLGGLLIGIVGWRMRRGLEETSDFVAMQSSGKIESRPVIQAVKEMPFRVLQVAGISLSLGVGIYSLFVWMPTYLTHFVKPPIPHALLINSLTMLLMLILMPFFGRLADRIGYKSVLSFGSLALVLTAYPLFRWIDGGTIMATIVSMSAFAVFVGALQATLAVAMAELFPPRLRFSGMALGYNLTLAIFGGTAPLINTWLIAQSGDLTSPAWYIIVIAGVSLLFTLGIRTSAGESETST; translated from the coding sequence ATGAGCAACAGCCGCACAAAGAAAATGTTCGCCGGTGCGATCGGCAATGTCCTGGAGTGGTACGACTTCGCTGTGTTCGGCTTCCTGGCGCCTTTTATGAGCAGCCAGTTCTTTCCGTCGTCTGATGCGACGTCCGGCCTGATTAAGACCTTCGGCGTATTTGCCGCCGGCTATCTGGCGCGGCCGATTGGCGGGATGTTTTTTGGGCAAATGGGGGACCGACTAGGACGCAAACGCGCCCTGCAGCTGTCCGTCGCTGCCATGGCGATCCCCACTTCTTTGATGACCATTCTGCCCACGCATGACCAAGTTGGCCTGTTGGCGCCGATCCTGTTGGTGCTTCTGCGTCTGGCACAGGGGCTCTCCGTCGGCGGCGAATTCATTGGGTCCTGTACCTATCTGGTCGAGGTCGCTGAGACGGATCGCCGTGCGTCTTCGGGAAGTTGGACGATGTTCGGAGCGGTGGCCGGCATCCTGCTCGGGTCGGCGACGGCCACCTTGATCCACATGCTGCTCACGACCGAGCAGATTACCGACTGGGGTTGGCGATTGCCGTTTTTGGGCGGCCTGTTGATCGGCATCGTCGGTTGGCGGATGCGCCGTGGCCTGGAAGAGACCTCCGATTTCGTCGCCATGCAGTCGTCCGGAAAAATCGAATCCCGCCCGGTGATCCAAGCGGTCAAAGAAATGCCGTTCCGCGTGCTTCAAGTGGCGGGAATCTCCTTAAGCCTCGGTGTGGGGATCTACTCGCTGTTCGTCTGGATGCCGACCTACCTCACCCACTTCGTCAAACCGCCGATCCCACACGCTCTGCTGATCAATTCGTTGACCATGCTCCTGATGCTGATCTTGATGCCGTTTTTCGGTCGCTTAGCCGATCGCATTGGGTACAAGTCCGTGCTCAGTTTCGGTTCACTGGCCCTGGTCCTGACGGCGTACCCGTTGTTCCGCTGGATCGATGGTGGGACGATAATGGCGACCATTGTCTCCATGAGCGCCTTCGCCGTTTTCGTCGGCGCGCTGCAAGCCACGTTGGCGGTTGCCATGGCCGAACTCTTCCCACCGCGCCTCCGCTTCAGCGGCATGGCTCTGGGCTACAACCTTACGCTCGCCATCTTTGGCGGCACCGCTCCCCTGATCAACACCTGGCTCATCGCCCAATCCGGCGACCTCACCTCCCCGGCGTGGTATATCATCGTGATTGCGGGTGTCTCGCTACTGTTTACGCTGGGGATCCGCACAAGCGCCGGTGAGAGTGAAACGTCAACGTAG